The sequence CCGCGCCGGCTGTCGCCGGGTGTGGCAGCTCTCGGGATTCGCCGTACGGCGGGTAGTCGGCCAACTCGGCGGTCCCGGTTCCCGCCGTCTCGCGCTCACGCTCCTCGGAGTCGCTATCGCCATCATGTTGATGACGACGGTGACGGGCGTCGCTCTGGGACTGTCCTCACAGACGGCCGTCCAGGCCGACGGCGTGGATTACTGGATCGTTCCGGAGGGCGGCGACCTGAGTACGATCGCCGTCTCGACCGACGGTCCGCGGCTGGGCTCGACACACCAGCTCACCCAGCAACTCCAAGGGGACCGTCGGGTCGACTACGCGACGCCGGTACTGTTACAGATCGTCTCCGTGCGTAACCTGGACACCGACAGGGAGACGTACGTGCTGCTTGTCGGCGTCGTCGTCCCCACTGACTCGCGCCCGCGGATCGCCAACCTGCCTACACAGCCACTCACCGCGGGGGATCCCTACTACGCCGACGGCGAGTACGACGGGGAGTGGACCGGCGAACTCGTCGCCAGCCAGGCGACGGCGACGGCGCTCGACGGCGACGCCGGCGACCGTCTCGCCCTGTCGCAGGCGTCTGCCGATCAGCGGTTCCGGGTGAGCGCCGTCGCGGACGCGGATCTGACGACGGGTATCGGCGCGACGCCAGTCGCGATCGTCCACCTCAGCGAACTCCAGGCGGTGACCGGCGCCCAGGAGGGCGACATCGCCGATCAGATCCTCGTCAGCACCGACGACCGGAGCGTCCGTTCGGATCTCGAAACGCTGTACCCGCGGACGAGCGTCGTGGCCCGATCGGGGATCACCGCCGGCGACGCCTCGACGACCAGCCTCCCCATCGCGATGGGCATCGCGGCGTTCGTCGTCGCGTTCGCGGTGGGCGTGCTGTTCACCGCGACGATGATGGGACTCGAAGTGTCCCGAGACCGCGAGACGCTGGCCGTGCTGTCGGCGATCGGCTACTCTGACCGGTCGCTGATGCTCCTCGTCGCGGTCGAAACCGTCACGCTCTGTCTGCTCGGTGGCGCCGTCGGCGTCGGCCTCGGCGTTGGAGGGATCTACGCGACGAACGCGCTGCTTTCCACCGTCGCCGGTCTCCCCGCCGTGGCGCTGTTTCGGCCGCTCCTCCTCGGGTACGGACTTTTGACCGCGGCGCTGATCGGCGTAGTATCGGTGCCGTATCCGATCTGGCTGCTCCGCCGGGTGTCGCCGACGGGAGGGTTGCGTGCGTGATCGTGCTCACGCGCCTCCGAGCAGTCGTGGGCATCGCCGCGGCCCAGCTCACCCACGCGCGGATGCGAACGACTCTCTCGGTGATCGGCGTCGCGATCGCCGTGCTGGCGGCCACGCTGCTGGCAGCCACCGGCCTCGGCGTCGTCCAGACGGGTCAGGAGAAGTTCGATTCGGCCGATCGGGACCTCTGGATCACCGGCGGTCCGGTCGAGTTCGCGCCAGGAACGGTCGGCGGCGTCCAGAATTCGATCCGCGATTCACACCGCGTCGCCGACGAACTCCGGGGCCGAGAGGACGTCGCGACGGTCGGGACGCTCCTCTTTCAAACCGTCTACGCCAGTCCGAACGGGAGCGAATACCGCACGATCGCCGCGCTCGGCGTCCCGCGAAGCAGCGGCCTGAGCGTCACTAGCGGGCGTGGCTTCCCGGGCGACCCACACTACGCGGACGGCAACTACACGGGGCCGATGACTCACGAAGTGTTGATTGACCGCCGGACCGCCTCGCTGTTCGATATCGGCGTCGGTGACTCGCTGCACGTCGGGGGGACGATCACCGCCGCCGACCGACACCGCTTCGTCGTCGTCGGCATCTCCCCGACCGGATCGCAGTTCCTGGGCGTGCCGACGGTCTCGATGCCGCTCAGCGAGTTACAGGAGATCACGGGCAAGACGAGCAGCGATCCGGCGACGCTCATCACGATCACGACGACGGAGTCGGCGTCAGTGACGGCCGTCCAGCACGATCTCGAGCGAACCTATCCGCAGTACACCGTCCGGACGAATCGGGAACAGCTCCGGGCGACGGTCGAACGGCAGGCCGTCGTGCTGGCGGGCGGGACGAGCCTCGTCGCGCTCGCGATCCTCGCCGGAATCGCGCTCACGCTCAACGCGCTCCTGTCGATGTTGATCCAGCAGGCCCGCGTCTACGCGGCCCTGAAATCGCTCGGCACGTCGACGACGACGCTCACGCTGACCGCACTCGTCCAGACGCTGTGCATCGGACTCCTCGGCGGTGGGCTGGGACTGGCCTGTGCCCTCCCGCTGGCCACGGGTTTGAACCACATCATCGGCACGCTCGTCGGCTTCGAGAACGTCGTTCGGCTGACGCCACAGATCCTCCTGGTCGGTGGAGGGATCGCACTGGCGATGAGCTTGCTGAGCGGCGCGCTGGCTGGCGTCTATCTCTGGCGCATGCAGCCACTCGAACTGCTGCGGTCGTGATGTCGGGCGGAAAAAGACGGGCGTCTACGGTTAGTCGCGCCGCCGGAGGAGGAGGCCGGTCGTCACCAGCGCAACGAGCGCGACGATGGGACCGAATCCGGGGAGTAGTCCCTCGGTCGTTTCGGCCGGCGTCGCCGTTCCGGTCGCGGTCTGCGTTCCGGGACCGGTCGGGGTTGCCGTATCAGTCGGCGTCGCGGTTCCGCCGCTCGGCGTCGTCGTACCGACCGGCGTTCCGGTCATCTGTGCCTGCTGGGTCGAGATGGCGAACAGCGAGAAGCTGTCGACCGAGACCTCGATGACGACATCCTCGTCTGTCGTCGACTGAACGGTGGTCGTGACCGAATCCCACGCACCAGCAGCCGGATCGTACTTGTACACCTGGATATCGGCGGGGTCAACGTCGCGGTCGACCGTCACCTCGAACGATCCGGGCGAGCCACGAACCGACTCGGGCACAGTGATATCGAGACCAGTAACGGAGGTTCCGGGCACCTGAGCGACATCGGCCGGGAACGTCTGCAGTTCGCTCACCGTTGCCTCGTCCGTCGTGGTGCCCTCGACAGTGATCGAGATGCGCTGGACGGCCTGGGCGTTACTGATAGCGGGATTGAAGTTCGTGGAGATAGCCGCGAAGCCGGCACCGCCGCCTCCGCCGCCTCCGCCACCACCGCCCCCGCCACCACCGCCGGTATCGCCGTCACCGCCGTCGCCGTCAGTCGTCCGTTCACCGAGGGCGAACAGGGAGAATCCTGGCGTTTCGAACTCGACGGTGATGGTGGAGTCAGTCTCGTCTTCGAGAGACGTGGAGAGCCTTTCCCAGCTCTCGGTCTCCTCGTTGTACCGAAGCATCTGGACGTTGCCCGGCGCGATACCGTTCAGCGCGCTCTTTTGGACCGTCGTGGTGACGGTCGCGTTCTCACCGGGATCAGGCTGTTCACTGGTGATGTCGAAATACCAGGACGATTGCCGACCCGGCGGATCGGGCACGCGACCGGGTTTGCGATCCAGCTCCTTGATCGACGCGCGACCGCTCTTCTGATTGTTGGGTCCGTAGTTGATCGTGATCTCCGTCACGACGCCGTTAGACGGCGGCGTGATAGTCACCTGATTGCCGGAGAAATCGACGGTCTCGCTCGCGACCGGTTCCTGAACCGATATCGTTCCAGTGGCCGTACTGACGGCCGACTCGTTGCTCTCGAGCGTCCCGATGTAGACGTAGCGGTAGGTTCCCTCGGACCAGTTGCCGAGCGTTTCGACCGTCACCTCCTGCTGTGGCGGGTCACTCGCCTGCCCTTCGACGGACGCGTAGAGCGTCGTGTCGCCCGTCGAGTCGGTGTTGGGCGGGTTCGCGCCGATGTCCTCAGCGGCGAAATCGATGACGTTCGCCAGGTCCACGGAGCGGGCGACGCGCCCGTCAGTGAGGTCGATACCGTTCACGCTGATCCCATCCTCGACATCGGCTACCCCCACCGTGTCGTCGATCGAATGTTCCAGCGTACTGTCCTCGCTGAGGTTCAGATCACGGTTGATCTCGCCGTCTTGGACCGTCATCACGAACTCCGTCTGACCGATATCGGTGAACGTGTCCTCGTTGTACACGGCGACGACGTGTGTCACGTCGTTCTGATCGAAGTGCTCGCTCGTGTCGACATCGAACGTGATGTCCTCACCCGGTGCCACGGTGGCCGGCCGATCGACGCTCGCCGGGCCCCGCTGGGCCGTGAGCTGGTCCATGCCGACGACCGTCACCTGGCTGTCGGTCGAGATGTCGCCGTTCGAGTCGACCGAGAACCCCTGTCCACCGCCGGTGGCGGCGACGAAGAGGACGTAGTGACCGGGCGTGTCCGGCGTGAACGTGAACGTCGTCGCGCCGTCGCTGCCGAGGCCACGCGAGGCGACGACTTCCTCGAAGGTGGCGTTCTCGTTCGCGTTGTCCATCGACACCAGATCCATCGCGCTCGAGAAGTCGTTCGGAACGTCTCCGCTCCCGCTTCCCGTGACACGCGCGGCGATGAGTTCGACCTCAGCGCCGTCCAGCGCGTTCGAGTTGGTGAGACCCTGGTCGAACTCGACGGTCACCTGTTCGCCGGCGTTCACGACGCCGACGGGATCCTTGTTGAGACTCGTCTCCTCGGTACCGAGCGCACCCCTGAACTCGGCGTTCGGCACTTCGGTCGCTGCGCCCTCGAAGTCGGTACGGAGCGTCAGCGCCGAGCGTTCCCATACATCGACACTACTACTGGCTTCGAACGTCTGGTCATCGGGAATACTACTCGGTGGATTCCCGCTAACCGGAACCGCGGCGACGCTGACCACCATCAACGCCGCCAGGATGATCGCTAACCCCCTTGTCTGAATAGACATGTGTACTTGACTTACTCCCAGGATTATAGTGGTTATCACTGGTTGACACAGAATCCTCATGATCGAACATGTACGAGTGCCCATCTCGTGGCCTGCCCTCCCGCCCCCGTTCCGATGCTACTAATGAGGCCGTCGTCGTAGGGATCCGTGTATGGCGACGCCTCGACGCCTGCGGTTCGTCTACGCGCAGACGGGGCTGATGGTCGCCAGCGTCCTCGTTCTCGTCCTGTTGGGCGCCTTCTCGCTCGAACTGTTTTTCGTACTCTCGCTCATCAGCGCCCTCGTCGTGACGGAGTTGACCGCGCCGTTCTCGACGACGCCCGCGTGGCGACGCCGTCTCAGGTGGGTTCTCCTGCTCGGCTTGCTCGGGTTCGGTTACATCGTCGCCCGCCGCATCGCCACGATTCTCGCGAATTCCTGACACTGCCGACGACACGACGAGCGGCGCCTGATGGACCGGTGGGGTTTAACCGATCCAGTCGAATCTGCAGACAAGCAATGGATCGGACGCGAGCGTGGCGGATTCTCGTACCGGGGAGCGTACGACGGCTCCCCCAGGATCTCCAACTAGTCGCTGGATACCTCGTCATCGCGACGGCCGTCGTCGCACTCCCAGTCGTCCGGACGACGCTGCTCCGCCCCGCACTCGCGTTACCGCTCGTGTTGTTCGTGCCGGGATATCTGTTCGTCGCGGCCCTCTTTCCGGAGGTCGGAACGGCACCCGACGATACCGGCGACGACGCGGCAGAACGCGGGATCGACGGGATCGAACGCGTGGCGCTCGCCTTCGGGACGAGCATCGCCATCGTGCCGCTGCTCGGGTTGATACTCAATTTCACGCCCTTCGGCATCCGGCTGGGACCGGTCATGGCGGCGCTGCTCCTGTTCTGTCTGGTAGCGCTTGCGGTCGCCGCGCGGCGACGCCAGTCCGTGCCGGCCGCCCAGCGCTTCACGGTCGACGTACGGGGAGCGATAGCGGCCGGTTGGACCGACCTGACGACCGCCGAGTCGCGCAGGGACGGCGCGCTCAACGTCCTGCTCGTCTGCAGCGTCCTGCTGGCGGCCGGGAGCGTCGGCTACGCGGTCGCCGTCCCGAAACAGGGGGAAGCGTTCAGCGAACTCTACCTGCTCACCGAGAGCGAGGGCGGCGAACTCGTGGCCGACGACTACCCGACAGACCTCACGCGAGGCCAACCGGCGTCGCTGGTCGTCGGCATCGGTAACCACGAACACGAGGCGACGGAGTACACCGTCGTGGTAGCTCTTCAGCGGGCGCTCGTCGTGAACGAAACCGGCTCGAACGAGACGACGGTGCAGGTCCAGGAGCAACGGGAGCTCCGCCGGTTCGACGCCCGGGTGGCCGACAACGAGACCTGGCACCGGCAGCATACGATCGAACCGCCGATGACGGGCGAGCGGCTCCGCCTCGTCTATCTGCTCTACCGTGGTCCACCGCCAGCGGCGCCGTCGACGGAGAACGCCTACCGCGAAGTGCATCTGTGGGTAAACGTCTCCAGTCCGGACGCCCAGCGACTCGGCCCGGTTCACGGTACAGCGAGCGACACAGCAGTCTTCCACGGTCGATAACCCCAGATGCTCCCGCTGGGTCACGCCGCCGTCGCGTATCTCTCGTATGTCAGCGTCGCCGCGGCGACCAGACGACACCCGTCCCGGCTCTCCCTCGTCCCCCTGCTGGTCGCCAGTCAGCTACCGGACCTCGTCGATAAGCCGCTGGTGTTCCTCCGGGTACTCCCCAGCGGGCGGTCGCTCGGGCATTCGGTGTTCGTGCTGTGTCTGTGGCTGCTCCTGCTCGTACTGGTGCGACGGCGCGTCGCCACGGATCCCGCATCGACATCGTTCCTTCATCGGCTCGTCGCGTACAGTCCCGTCGCGTTCGCGGTCGGCTACGCGTCACACCTGCTCGCCGACTCTTACGTCGCGCTTCTCGACGGTCGCTGGCACGCCGCGTCGTACTTGCTGTACCCGCTGCTTCCGGCGCCGGTGTATCCGGCGGACGACATCTCGCCGCTAGTGCGATTGGCGCGGATCTATGCGACCCCCTGGCACCACGACCAGTTCTGGCTGGTCGTACTCGCGGGCGGAACGGTCGCGCTCCACTGGCTGTGGCTGTATCGTGAGTGATCGACGGCCCGGAGCCTACTCGTTGACGAGCAGCAGTTTCCCGACGAAGTCGCCGCGCTCGGCGTGCCGGTGGGCGTCCGCCACCTCGTCGAACGCGTACCGTGCGTCGATACGCGGGACGATCACGCCCTTGTCGACGAGCGTCGCGATCGTCTCAAGTTCCGCGCCGATCCGTTCCTGGCCGGCACCGGCCAGCACCGGGTGAATGACGAGGACGACGCCGAGTTCTAACGAGGCAGCGTGCATCGGTGCGAGGTCCACGTCCCCGGCGTCGCTCGACTCGGTCGTGACGACTGCACCGTAGGGCCGGACCGCCTCGAACGACGTGTTGAGGTGGTCGTCGCCGATGGGGTCGAAGACGACATCGAAGCCGTGCCCGTCCGTGTGGTCGGCGACGTACGATTCGACAGCGGTCTGCGTGTAGTCGACCGTGTGATCGGCGCCGAGGTCCGCGGCGAGCGCACGCTTTGCCTCGCTCGAACCAGTCGCCGTTACGGTCGCCCCGAACCAGTCGGCCAGTTGGACGCCGATATGGCCGACGCCGCCCGTGGCGCCGTAGACCAGCACGTCGTCGCCGATGTCGACGGTGGTCTTGTCGGCGAGCATCTCCCACGCGGTCAGCGCGACGACGGGGAGCGCGGCGCTCTCCTCGAGCGAAAGCGAGTCGGGGGCGTGAGCGAACGTGCCCGCGTGGCCGACGACGTAGTCCGCGAGCGACCCCTGTCGGCCCACGCCGCCGGGCATTCCGTACACCTCGTCGCCCGCCTCGAACGCCTCGACATCCTCGCCGGTCGCGTCGACGACGCCGGCGACATCGCAGTGGAGCGTCGCCGGGAAATCGGGCGCGAAGTCGGGGATGTGCCCCTGGCGAACTTTGTAATCGACCGGGTTGACGCTGGAGGCAACGACCTCGACCCGAATTTCGTTCGGGGCGGGATCGGGGACCGCCGTCGTGGTCCGCTCGAACACGTCCGGACCGCCAAATTCCTCGATCGTGTAGGCATCCATCTCGGAAGGCATCTCGGATCGGAGTTGGGGACTCGGACGGATGTACTCGGTGTTTCCGGGTCATGTCCATCACGCTGTCTCGGCACGTCTGGGTGTGAGAATGGTCCGCTCCGACGAGAAGGATTCACCACGAGCCGTCGATAGCGCACCGGTAGGCGTCTTCGGCCTGGTCGGCGACGGCGTCCCAGTCGTATCTCTCGGCGCGCTCACAGGGGCTTTCAACGGGTCGCGCACCGTCGAGAACGCGTTCGAGCGCGTCGCCGAGACGGTCCGCGGTAGGGGTGACCAGAAAGCCGGCGTCGCCGATGACCTCGTTCGCGGCGGAGTCGGGATGGGAGGCCGCGATGACGGTACAGTCGGCGGCCATGGCCTCCGCGAACGTGAGGCCGAATCCCTCGCGTGTCGATGGCGAGACGAAAACATCGGTCGCGCGCATATGCCCGAGGACGGCCTCGTAGTCGTCGAGAAATCCCAGGAAGTCGACGCGGTCGGCGTGGGTCAGGGCGTCGCGCTGGATTTCGAGGCGGGCTTTCTCCGGGCCGTCGCCGATGATGCCGAGAGTGGCATCGTGGTCCGTGGCGACCGCGTCGAAGGCCTCCAGCAGGAGGTCGACGTTCTTGTGTTCGACGAGTCGGCCGGCGAACAGGACATCGTACCCCCGTTCAGGACGCGGGGCGGTCCGGATCTGCTCGGTGTCGATCCCGTTCGGGACGATTTCGATATCGGCGCGGTCGGGACCGATAGTTGCGAGGCGGTCGGCGGTGACACCGGAGATGGCGATGGGATGCTGGGGCGTGCGGGCGGTGAGTCGTTCGGTGCATTTGCCGAAGGGAGCGAGCGCACCGAGATACTCCCCCCAGTAGTCGCCCCAGACCTCGTGCCAGGTGGTGACCAACGGAGTGTCGGTACGGTGGCTGGCGAGTTTCGCAGCGAAGACCGGAAAGTACGGGAAGACGCTGGCGACGACGACATCGTGGTCGTCGCGCCGGAGATATCGACGGAGCGTCGGCAGCGCGCGAACCGCGAAATCGAGCGCCTCCGTGATGGACCGACGCTCTCCAGCGTAGAGTTCCGTCTCGGGGGCGACCGCTCGGAGCGTCATCCCCTCGTGACGCATCTCTTTCGGGCCGTCCCAGAAATGGCGTCCGTAGACCGTAACGTCGTGGCCGTCGGCCGCGAGACGACGACCGATCTCGTGGATGCGCTTCTCGGCACCGCCGGTGACGAACGGATAGACGACGTTGCTCACGAACGCGACCCGCATCACTGTAGCCGAGACGTGGCCCCGCCAATACGGTTTCGGTGGCGCGAGGGGGTGAGTGATGCGAGTCCGTCGGCTTCGATGCCTGATCGGAGCGGCGGCCGTCCTCACGGGCTGTTGCGGCCGCCCCCCGGAACCGTCCCGAACATCTCGACGCGGAGACAACGGTCGAGCGCGATGGGGATCCACGCCTCCTTGGCGGTATCCACCCAGCGACCACCGGCCCGACTGGTTCCGGTTCCGTCTGTGGCCACCCGCGTCGTATGACGGCCGGATCAACCATCGCGTGCGCGTCGAACCACCCGGTCAGTGGGAGGGTTTACCCCCGACGAGACGATATTCGAGGATCCGTCCGCCGGACTACGGTCGAACTCCGAAACATCGCCACCCAGGGCCCGATCATCGTTCCCGTCGTGTTCGCTGCCGGGGTAGACTCACTCCCTGACCGCCTGCACTGTTCGTTTACGATCCAGGCCTCCCGTTCCGGGACCCTCGGCCGCACCGTTCGCGTCGCGGTGCAAGACTCGCTTCCGCTCACAGAGGGGTAGATATCGACGCCATCAGTGAACCACGCCCTCACTGAACGTCGGTGGCTTCTCAACACAAAAACGACACTATCGCTCGGACGTCGCTATCTGACACTCTGTTATAAGTTATTGAACGCTTTCGAAAAACTTCATAGTATTACAGTGCTGAGCGAGCGTGATGCCGGATGTCGTGTGTCAATCGTGTGGAAATCGGCAAACGATCCCGATATTCGAGATCGAGCCCGAATGTGAGCACTGTGGTGGGACCGAGTTCTCCCCTGCGGACACCTCCGAATTCGACGAGGAGTGAATCTCCGTGACTGGAAAATTGGGATAGGGTTGCGAACGCCCGGGCGTCAGTGACAGGCACCGAGCGCGGTGCGCCCGCACGAACGCTCGGAATACGTGTTACGCGCAGAACATTTCGAGGCGTTTAACCGCGCAGTTCTCGAAACCGGGGCATGACCCCAGTTGGGACCGTCTGGGACGAACTCTTCGGACAGGTCGGAGACCCCCTCCGGGCAGTGACGCAGTTTCGGAACGCTAAGTTCGAAACGCGGATGCGCGACGACGTCCGCGCGCAGTACACGCGGGCAGAGGATCGGACGCTCGTCGACCGGATCATCATCGACCGACTCCTCTCGAAACCGCTCGAAGAGGAGTTCAAATGCGGGGCGCTCACCGGCTCGGTTCACATTTTCGAGGACGCCCAAGTGCTGGTGCAAGCCCATCCGAAACGGCCGAAGACGGGGTATCTGGTCTCGATCGATCGGACCGAAAACGTGCGACTGGGCGATCTGGAGTGCTGTTTCGAGTATCTGCGGACCGAAGCGTTCGGGGGCGAGTAGCGGGGTGGGGGTTGCTGGGTTCTCACTGTTGTGACAGGAGTGAGCACTGTCGATACGGTGAGCGAGGTCCCCTCGGGATGTGACGACGGCGAAATTCCGGCGGAGACGATCAACGAAACCGAAACCGCGGTTGCCCGACTCATCGGTGTGAGCATATCGTGAGTAGAACGGGATTGTGGCAGCTGAATTTCTCGTCGGTCACACCAGCTCTTCAATCGTATCGAGGACCGGCGGGTGTGGTAGTAACTCGGTTCTGTCGAAGGCCTCAGTAGGTGATTGAGCCACTCATCGCTCAGTATAGGGGAACTATCGACCGCGAGCGAACGGAGTGAGCGAGCGGGCCAAGGAGGCCCCGAAGGGGCCGACGCAGGCTTTTGATCGAGCTTTTGCCAGCGAGGAGCCGAAGGCTCCGAGCGCAGCAAAAGGTCGGTGGGGCACTCCTACTGAGCGGGTGTTTCAATCCGAATCGTGTCTGAAAAAGAGAACTTCAACAGAGACAGATACAGTGGGTTCCGAACAATGACGAACCGCCCCCATAGGGGATTTTCTGAGGTAATAACACGGGAAGAGTAACGGCAACTGGATGGGTTCGAGTTGCCCGACGCCATCCCCGATTTCCGGTTCCTTTTCTGAAACCGCACGACTGCGGAGCACCGTGTCCGCCACGGAATCAAATGTTCCCGGCAAAGCAGGGTGGTGAGACCTACTCAAATGTCTCCAGCAGAGGCTACCTTGAGAGAAATATTCGAGTCAGAGCACCGCTAACGAGCGTTTACGGTCATTAACGAGGCGAAGCCGAAGTTAAGCCGGTGGAGGGGATTGTGAACCACGGTCGTTCCGCTTCGCTTCACTCCCTGGCTCAAATCCCCCCGTGGCCTTCGCTGCTCACGTCGTTCGAGCAGAAGAGCCGGTGGAGGGATTTGAACCCTCGGCCTATTCCTTACGAAGGAATCGCTCTGCCAGCTGAGCTACACCGGCGCGCACTCATCCGTACTGCAATGATTCAAATAAGGGTTCCGAAACGCCCCGCCGTCACCGGGACAGACGCACGTCCAGACAGACGTTGAGTTCGTGGGGCGCATAGGATCGAACGACGTGTCGCGCCTCGATTTCGACATCGTAGTCGGTCGCCGCCGCCCGAATCGCCTGCTCGCCGGGGCCGAAGGGGTCGTCCTCGTGCTGGATGTCGTAGTAGTGGAGCACGCAGTCGTCGCCGGCGAGGGTGACGGCGCTGTCGAGGAACGCGTCGGCGCTGTGGGGGAGGTTCATCACGATCCGATCGGCCGAATCGGCGTAGTCGGCTGCGACCTCGCGCACGTCGCCCTGGATCGCCGTCACGCGGTCGGCGACGCCGTTGCGGCGGGCGTTGGCGCGGAGGTAGTCGATGGCGGCGGGGTTGAGGTCGACACCGACGACGGTCGCCTCGCGGTCGGCCATCGGAATGACGAAGGGGCCGACGCCGGCGAACATATCGACCGCGTGCTCGCCCGCCGCGACCTGTTCGGTGACGCGGTGGCGTTCGGTTGCGAGTCGGGGTGAGAAGTACACCCGCGAGAGGTCGAGCAGATACTCGTAGCCGTACTCGCGGTGGACGGTTTCGGTGATGGGGCGGTCCCGGTCGTCACCGGTCGTCGCGAGGACGGTCCAGTCGCGGATCCGGAGCTCGCCTTTCACCTTCGA comes from Haloplanus sp. XH21 and encodes:
- a CDS encoding ABC transporter permease, translating into MSGRLRAGCRRVWQLSGFAVRRVVGQLGGPGSRRLALTLLGVAIAIMLMTTVTGVALGLSSQTAVQADGVDYWIVPEGGDLSTIAVSTDGPRLGSTHQLTQQLQGDRRVDYATPVLLQIVSVRNLDTDRETYVLLVGVVVPTDSRPRIANLPTQPLTAGDPYYADGEYDGEWTGELVASQATATALDGDAGDRLALSQASADQRFRVSAVADADLTTGIGATPVAIVHLSELQAVTGAQEGDIADQILVSTDDRSVRSDLETLYPRTSVVARSGITAGDASTTSLPIAMGIAAFVVAFAVGVLFTATMMGLEVSRDRETLAVLSAIGYSDRSLMLLVAVETVTLCLLGGAVGVGLGVGGIYATNALLSTVAGLPAVALFRPLLLGYGLLTAALIGVVSVPYPIWLLRRVSPTGGLRA
- a CDS encoding ABC transporter permease, which translates into the protein MIVLTRLRAVVGIAAAQLTHARMRTTLSVIGVAIAVLAATLLAATGLGVVQTGQEKFDSADRDLWITGGPVEFAPGTVGGVQNSIRDSHRVADELRGREDVATVGTLLFQTVYASPNGSEYRTIAALGVPRSSGLSVTSGRGFPGDPHYADGNYTGPMTHEVLIDRRTASLFDIGVGDSLHVGGTITAADRHRFVVVGISPTGSQFLGVPTVSMPLSELQEITGKTSSDPATLITITTTESASVTAVQHDLERTYPQYTVRTNREQLRATVERQAVVLAGGTSLVALAILAGIALTLNALLSMLIQQARVYAALKSLGTSTTTLTLTALVQTLCIGLLGGGLGLACALPLATGLNHIIGTLVGFENVVRLTPQILLVGGGIALAMSLLSGALAGVYLWRMQPLELLRS
- a CDS encoding PGF-pre-PGF domain-containing protein gives rise to the protein MSIQTRGLAIILAALMVVSVAAVPVSGNPPSSIPDDQTFEASSSVDVWERSALTLRTDFEGAATEVPNAEFRGALGTEETSLNKDPVGVVNAGEQVTVEFDQGLTNSNALDGAEVELIAARVTGSGSGDVPNDFSSAMDLVSMDNANENATFEEVVASRGLGSDGATTFTFTPDTPGHYVLFVAATGGGQGFSVDSNGDISTDSQVTVVGMDQLTAQRGPASVDRPATVAPGEDITFDVDTSEHFDQNDVTHVVAVYNEDTFTDIGQTEFVMTVQDGEINRDLNLSEDSTLEHSIDDTVGVADVEDGISVNGIDLTDGRVARSVDLANVIDFAAEDIGANPPNTDSTGDTTLYASVEGQASDPPQQEVTVETLGNWSEGTYRYVYIGTLESNESAVSTATGTISVQEPVASETVDFSGNQVTITPPSNGVVTEITINYGPNNQKSGRASIKELDRKPGRVPDPPGRQSSWYFDITSEQPDPGENATVTTTVQKSALNGIAPGNVQMLRYNEETESWERLSTSLEDETDSTITVEFETPGFSLFALGERTTDGDGGDGDTGGGGGGGGGGGGGGGGAGFAAISTNFNPAISNAQAVQRISITVEGTTTDEATVSELQTFPADVAQVPGTSVTGLDITVPESVRGSPGSFEVTVDRDVDPADIQVYKYDPAAGAWDSVTTTVQSTTDEDVVIEVSVDSFSLFAISTQQAQMTGTPVGTTTPSGGTATPTDTATPTGPGTQTATGTATPAETTEGLLPGFGPIVALVALVTTGLLLRRRD
- a CDS encoding DUF1616 domain-containing protein encodes the protein MDRTRAWRILVPGSVRRLPQDLQLVAGYLVIATAVVALPVVRTTLLRPALALPLVLFVPGYLFVAALFPEVGTAPDDTGDDAAERGIDGIERVALAFGTSIAIVPLLGLILNFTPFGIRLGPVMAALLLFCLVALAVAARRRQSVPAAQRFTVDVRGAIAAGWTDLTTAESRRDGALNVLLVCSVLLAAGSVGYAVAVPKQGEAFSELYLLTESEGGELVADDYPTDLTRGQPASLVVGIGNHEHEATEYTVVVALQRALVVNETGSNETTVQVQEQRELRRFDARVADNETWHRQHTIEPPMTGERLRLVYLLYRGPPPAAPSTENAYREVHLWVNVSSPDAQRLGPVHGTASDTAVFHGR
- a CDS encoding metal-dependent hydrolase, with amino-acid sequence MLPLGHAAVAYLSYVSVAAATRRHPSRLSLVPLLVASQLPDLVDKPLVFLRVLPSGRSLGHSVFVLCLWLLLLVLVRRRVATDPASTSFLHRLVAYSPVAFAVGYASHLLADSYVALLDGRWHAASYLLYPLLPAPVYPADDISPLVRLARIYATPWHHDQFWLVVLAGGTVALHWLWLYRE
- a CDS encoding zinc-binding dehydrogenase, yielding MPSEMDAYTIEEFGGPDVFERTTTAVPDPAPNEIRVEVVASSVNPVDYKVRQGHIPDFAPDFPATLHCDVAGVVDATGEDVEAFEAGDEVYGMPGGVGRQGSLADYVVGHAGTFAHAPDSLSLEESAALPVVALTAWEMLADKTTVDIGDDVLVYGATGGVGHIGVQLADWFGATVTATGSSEAKRALAADLGADHTVDYTQTAVESYVADHTDGHGFDVVFDPIGDDHLNTSFEAVRPYGAVVTTESSDAGDVDLAPMHAASLELGVVLVIHPVLAGAGQERIGAELETIATLVDKGVIVPRIDARYAFDEVADAHRHAERGDFVGKLLLVNE
- a CDS encoding glycosyltransferase family 4 protein; amino-acid sequence: MRVAFVSNVVYPFVTGGAEKRIHEIGRRLAADGHDVTVYGRHFWDGPKEMRHEGMTLRAVAPETELYAGERRSITEALDFAVRALPTLRRYLRRDDHDVVVASVFPYFPVFAAKLASHRTDTPLVTTWHEVWGDYWGEYLGALAPFGKCTERLTARTPQHPIAISGVTADRLATIGPDRADIEIVPNGIDTEQIRTAPRPERGYDVLFAGRLVEHKNVDLLLEAFDAVATDHDATLGIIGDGPEKARLEIQRDALTHADRVDFLGFLDDYEAVLGHMRATDVFVSPSTREGFGLTFAEAMAADCTVIAASHPDSAANEVIGDAGFLVTPTADRLGDALERVLDGARPVESPCERAERYDWDAVADQAEDAYRCAIDGSW
- a CDS encoding class I SAM-dependent methyltransferase, with the translated sequence MERPCVRVPREAGEETRQALAAAALIDEEHEIVVDEGTLYLPVTDPDAVAAEYEVVYRDVPAHDGQRTPADILGFDPSYERLGDVAIVDEDDPDRAATIADAIIDSDLPVRAVLNRASKVKGELRIRDWTVLATTGDDRDRPITETVHREYGYEYLLDLSRVYFSPRLATERHRVTEQVAAGEHAVDMFAGVGPFVIPMADREATVVGVDLNPAAIDYLRANARRNGVADRVTAIQGDVREVAADYADSADRIVMNLPHSADAFLDSAVTLAGDDCVLHYYDIQHEDDPFGPGEQAIRAAATDYDVEIEARHVVRSYAPHELNVCLDVRLSR